A window from Vibrio cortegadensis encodes these proteins:
- the thiH gene encoding 2-iminoacetate synthase ThiH, with product MSFIDEFKKLKWDDVRLSIYAKTAADVELALSKPKCTLEDFKALISPAAEPYLEQMAQRSQAMTRKRFGNTVSFYIPLYLSNLCANACTYCGFSMENRIKRKTLDSKEIAEEVEAIKQMNFDSVLLVTGEHESKVGMSYFRKTLPEIKERFSYVAMEVQPLEWQQYVELKSLGLDAVMVYQETYHPSTYSQHHLRGNKTDFQFRLETPDRLSKAGIDKVGIGALIGLEEWRTDCFFTATHLEYLERKYWKTRYSISFPRLRPCEGALQPKSVMTDKQLVQLICAYRILNPEVELSLSTRESAVFRDNVIPLGITSISAASKTQPGGYANPAVELEQFSINDERSAEEVAESVRSIGLEPVWKDWDKAYSG from the coding sequence ATGAGCTTTATTGATGAATTTAAAAAACTGAAGTGGGATGACGTCAGACTGTCTATTTATGCTAAGACCGCTGCCGATGTTGAGCTGGCGTTGAGTAAACCGAAATGTACATTAGAGGACTTTAAAGCCTTAATCTCTCCTGCTGCGGAACCTTACTTAGAGCAGATGGCACAACGGTCACAGGCTATGACTCGGAAGAGATTTGGTAATACTGTCTCCTTCTATATACCTCTTTACCTGTCAAACTTATGTGCGAATGCATGTACTTATTGTGGGTTCTCCATGGAGAATCGAATAAAGCGTAAAACACTCGATAGCAAAGAGATAGCTGAAGAGGTTGAAGCGATTAAGCAGATGAATTTCGATAGTGTCCTGTTAGTGACGGGAGAGCATGAATCGAAAGTTGGGATGAGTTATTTTCGCAAAACATTACCTGAGATTAAAGAGCGATTTAGCTATGTGGCAATGGAAGTTCAACCGCTAGAGTGGCAACAATATGTTGAGCTCAAATCTCTGGGCTTAGATGCTGTCATGGTATACCAAGAAACCTATCACCCTAGCACCTATTCACAACACCATCTTCGAGGAAACAAAACCGACTTTCAGTTTAGGCTTGAAACGCCAGATCGGCTTTCAAAGGCTGGCATAGATAAAGTGGGTATTGGTGCATTGATTGGTTTAGAAGAGTGGAGGACGGACTGTTTCTTTACTGCTACTCATTTGGAGTATCTGGAGAGAAAATACTGGAAAACTCGCTACTCAATTTCATTTCCTCGATTAAGGCCATGTGAAGGAGCATTGCAACCAAAGTCTGTGATGACAGATAAACAGCTGGTTCAATTAATATGTGCGTATCGAATACTGAACCCTGAAGTGGAGCTTTCTCTATCGACGCGGGAATCCGCAGTGTTTAGAGATAATGTTATCCCTCTGGGTATTACCAGTATTTCAGCCGCTTCAAAAACACAGCCGGGAGGCTATGCGAACCCGGCAGTGGAGTTGGAGCAATTTTCTATCAATGATGAACGCAGTGCCGAAGAGGTTGCCGAATCAGTGCGGTCTATTGGGCTTGAGCCGGTTTGGAAGGATTGGGATAAAGCTTATTCAGGCTGA
- a CDS encoding thiamine phosphate synthase, with the protein MKLQIPAQHVELTGKVQRCLLIAEQHGFSIGDIELGVSQTRAFRLLSDDTNVEFALASALKAEERATHILKFVLDYDSQPSLFDATNLLAEKPSVIFIGSFHENHAVDIWRCGDETRSQITSDKQKDLRDESQGTHSTLESHLAWLITSLCLGFPIEDALVLARASISVKTDSDVYDVSRETWPVDFSSFPVPALMPSKLNAELKPSQADTLHQSQSISPIVFKALSKDSLGLYPVVSNAEWIEKLLLLGIKTIQLRVKDPSTADLEEQIVQAIRLGEKYQAQVFINDYWELAIKHGAFGVHLGQEDIETADLQKIATSGMCLGVSTHGYHELLRISQLSPSYIALGHIFPTTTKQMPSKPQGLTRLKLYQGLINQMNDNSQKSGIPTVAIGGIDLSTANMVWSCGVSSLAVVRAITLSTNPKETIADFNNIMNANHERTEEVLC; encoded by the coding sequence ATGAAATTGCAAATTCCTGCTCAGCACGTTGAGTTAACAGGGAAGGTGCAGCGATGTTTGCTGATAGCTGAACAGCATGGGTTTAGCATTGGGGATATCGAGTTGGGTGTTAGCCAAACTCGTGCCTTCCGACTTTTATCCGATGATACGAATGTTGAATTTGCTTTAGCGAGTGCTTTGAAGGCTGAAGAAAGAGCAACTCATATACTCAAATTTGTGTTGGATTACGACTCGCAACCATCGTTGTTTGACGCAACGAATCTTCTCGCCGAAAAGCCATCTGTCATATTTATTGGTAGTTTTCACGAAAATCATGCTGTTGATATTTGGCGATGTGGCGATGAAACTCGCAGTCAAATCACTTCTGATAAACAAAAAGACTTGCGTGATGAAAGCCAAGGAACTCATTCTACTTTGGAAAGTCACCTCGCTTGGTTGATTACATCGTTATGTTTAGGCTTTCCAATTGAAGACGCGCTTGTTCTGGCGAGAGCGAGTATCTCCGTAAAAACAGATTCAGATGTTTATGATGTTTCACGTGAAACATGGCCAGTCGATTTTAGTAGCTTTCCTGTACCTGCTTTGATGCCGAGTAAGCTCAATGCTGAACTGAAACCATCACAAGCTGATACATTGCACCAGTCTCAATCTATCTCACCTATAGTTTTTAAGGCATTGAGTAAAGATAGTTTAGGTTTGTACCCGGTCGTGAGTAATGCCGAATGGATTGAAAAGTTACTATTACTTGGTATTAAAACCATTCAACTCAGAGTTAAAGACCCATCAACGGCCGATTTAGAAGAGCAGATCGTTCAAGCTATTCGACTCGGAGAAAAATATCAGGCTCAGGTATTCATCAATGACTATTGGGAGCTGGCTATCAAGCATGGCGCTTTTGGTGTGCACTTAGGACAAGAGGACATCGAAACTGCCGACTTACAGAAGATTGCCACAAGCGGAATGTGTTTAGGCGTTTCCACGCACGGGTATCATGAACTGCTCCGAATTAGCCAACTGTCACCAAGTTACATTGCGCTAGGGCATATTTTCCCAACCACGACGAAACAAATGCCATCTAAACCTCAAGGCCTTACGAGGTTGAAACTGTATCAAGGTTTGATTAATCAGATGAATGACAACTCTCAGAAGTCCGGTATACCGACAGTAGCGATTGGTGGTATTGATTTATCGACCGCAAACATGGTCTGGTCGTGTGGGGTTTCAAGCCTAGCGGTGGTTCGAGCGATAACCCTATCAACGAATCCAAAGGAAACCATTGCAGACTTCAACAATATTATGAATGCGAACCATGAGCGTACAGAGGAGGTTTTATGCTAA
- a CDS encoding HesA/MoeB/ThiF family protein — MLSPSLTDQQFLRYQRQISLSEIQEIGQSKLNKASVLIVGCGGLGSASALYLSASGVGQLVIADSDAVESSNLQRQVIYQEKDIGSQKVIAMKRQLSALNSDTNVRSVDALLNGQQLDIEVMMADIVVDCSDNIETRQAINLACYQHKTPLVSGSAIGWKGQLTTFSYQKGTPCYHCLFPYQNLPQASRCNELGIMGPVVGVIGNLQALQVIKLLTQPCRINSGEIHLFDGQELSWETLTFSQDSDCSVCQVTTQSVQQHHIKE, encoded by the coding sequence ATGCTAAGTCCTTCTCTTACTGACCAACAATTTTTACGCTATCAGCGACAGATATCACTGTCTGAGATACAAGAAATAGGGCAATCAAAATTAAATAAAGCGTCAGTACTTATTGTGGGATGTGGTGGCTTGGGTTCTGCTTCAGCCCTTTATCTCTCAGCTTCTGGGGTAGGACAACTCGTCATCGCAGATAGTGATGCGGTCGAGAGTTCTAATTTACAACGACAGGTCATCTATCAAGAGAAGGATATTGGCAGTCAGAAAGTCATCGCGATGAAGCGCCAACTATCGGCATTGAACTCTGATACTAATGTTCGGAGTGTGGATGCTCTTCTTAATGGTCAGCAATTGGATATAGAAGTGATGATGGCGGATATCGTCGTCGATTGCAGTGATAATATAGAAACTAGACAGGCAATAAACCTGGCTTGTTATCAGCATAAAACGCCACTGGTATCAGGTTCTGCGATTGGTTGGAAAGGGCAGTTAACAACATTTAGCTATCAAAAAGGTACCCCTTGCTATCACTGCTTGTTTCCCTATCAGAACCTCCCTCAAGCCAGTCGCTGCAATGAACTGGGGATTATGGGGCCAGTGGTTGGCGTCATAGGCAACCTTCAAGCACTGCAAGTCATCAAGTTGCTTACTCAGCCTTGCCGAATCAATTCCGGAGAAATACACCTGTTTGATGGACAGGAGCTGAGCTGGGAAACATTAACTTTCAGCCAAGACTCCGATTGCTCTGTTTGCCAAGTGACAACTCAGTCAGTTCAACAACATCATATAAAGGAATAA
- the thiS gene encoding sulfur carrier protein ThiS, whose translation MINLTLNNRPITIESCQTLAWLLNDLGLKTEGCAVAVNESIIAKSQWQHFTFNDGDSISLFQAIAGG comes from the coding sequence ATGATCAATCTAACACTCAATAATAGGCCAATCACTATTGAGTCATGCCAGACACTTGCTTGGCTGCTTAATGATCTAGGTTTGAAGACGGAAGGCTGCGCGGTTGCTGTGAATGAGAGCATTATTGCAAAGTCACAATGGCAGCATTTCACATTTAATGACGGTGATTCAATCTCGCTGTTTCAAGCTATTGCTGGAGGTTAA
- a CDS encoding voltage-gated chloride channel family protein: MSHPLSRNPQNLYQVLRWSLLVLPVALLVGSFNAFFLWLLSEATLARIDNPWLIYLLPISGLAIVYSYRNWGKNSAGGNNLIMDEIHQAGEGVPVRMGPLVLFTTVITHLFGGSAGREGTAVQIGGATTDWLSKVFKLSEQDRKMMLTAGVAAGFASIFGTPFTGAIFALEVLFIGRIKFNAIIPALLAAILANVVASAWGAHHTHYLISFDQVSTLFGHNIDIDIVLMGKVIIASVGFGLAGYLFGELTHGLKDLFNAVLKNPYLIVVVGGVIVIILAQLLGNYDYIGIGVYPSREGGVSITSAFSAGGAEWYSWIVKLLLTAITLAAGYKGGEVTPLFFVGATLGNFLAWVMGAPVDLFAALGFLAVFAAATNTPLACTIMGVELFGGEYLPYFALACYTAYYFSGHTGIYSSQRVAVSKTLKHGRDHDGSNKIGSYREHKSSHLKRLSKTLANRKK; encoded by the coding sequence ATGTCACACCCACTTAGTCGAAATCCTCAAAATTTATATCAAGTATTACGCTGGTCACTCCTCGTTCTTCCTGTTGCTTTGCTTGTCGGTTCATTCAATGCCTTTTTTTTATGGTTGTTAAGTGAGGCGACGCTCGCACGAATTGATAACCCCTGGTTGATTTATTTACTGCCTATTTCAGGCTTAGCTATCGTTTATAGCTACCGAAACTGGGGAAAGAACTCCGCTGGAGGTAATAACCTTATCATGGATGAGATTCATCAAGCAGGTGAAGGCGTACCGGTTAGAATGGGACCACTTGTCCTATTTACTACTGTTATTACGCATCTCTTTGGTGGCTCTGCAGGCCGTGAAGGGACGGCTGTTCAAATCGGTGGAGCAACGACTGATTGGTTATCTAAAGTATTTAAGCTGTCTGAACAAGATAGAAAAATGATGCTTACAGCGGGTGTCGCTGCTGGTTTTGCATCAATTTTTGGAACTCCGTTTACAGGAGCGATTTTTGCTCTAGAAGTTCTATTTATTGGGCGAATTAAATTCAATGCGATAATACCAGCGTTACTAGCGGCAATATTAGCGAATGTTGTGGCATCCGCTTGGGGAGCTCACCATACTCATTACTTGATTAGCTTTGATCAAGTGAGCACACTCTTTGGTCATAATATCGATATTGATATCGTGCTTATGGGCAAAGTTATCATTGCATCTGTTGGGTTTGGATTGGCAGGATACTTATTTGGAGAGTTGACTCACGGGTTGAAAGATTTGTTCAATGCGGTGTTAAAGAACCCTTACCTTATCGTTGTTGTCGGTGGGGTCATTGTCATTATTCTAGCGCAGTTGTTGGGGAACTATGACTATATTGGTATTGGTGTCTATCCTAGTCGCGAAGGTGGTGTCAGTATTACCTCTGCTTTCTCAGCAGGAGGGGCTGAGTGGTATAGCTGGATAGTTAAATTATTACTTACAGCAATCACACTCGCTGCGGGTTATAAAGGTGGGGAAGTTACTCCGCTGTTCTTTGTTGGAGCTACATTAGGTAACTTTCTTGCGTGGGTCATGGGAGCGCCTGTGGACCTGTTCGCTGCTTTGGGCTTCTTAGCTGTTTTTGCGGCTGCGACGAATACTCCTTTAGCCTGCACAATTATGGGTGTTGAGCTGTTTGGTGGTGAGTATCTGCCTTATTTTGCCCTTGCATGCTATACAGCATATTATTTTAGTGGCCATACTGGTATCTATTCATCACAGCGTGTCGCCGTTTCAAAGACATTAAAACACGGTAGAGATCATGATGGGTCGAATAAAATTGGTTCATATCGTGAGCATAAATCGTCTCACTTAAAACGTCTGAGTAAGACGTTAGCGAATCGAAAAAAATAG
- a CDS encoding thiazole synthase gives MLTIAGKKFRSRLFTGTGKFASNELMTQAILQSESELATIALKRVDINDQSDNILQPLAQSGINLLPNTSGAKTARDAVYAAHLAREALGTNWLKLEIHPDPKYLMPDPIETLKAAEQLVDDGFVVLPYCHADPVLCKRLEEVGCAAVMPLGSPIGSNKGIASKDFLEIIIDQANVPVVVDAGIGAPSHAALAMEMGADAVLVNTAIASSPNPIQMAIAFKLAVESGRLAYESGLAGVVKQAVGSSPLTSFLDSV, from the coding sequence ATGCTTACGATTGCAGGAAAAAAATTTCGTTCTCGTCTTTTTACCGGAACTGGAAAATTCGCAAGTAATGAATTGATGACGCAAGCGATACTCCAATCTGAATCTGAGTTGGCAACTATAGCGCTTAAAAGAGTCGATATTAATGACCAGTCAGACAATATTCTCCAGCCATTGGCGCAGTCTGGAATTAACCTTCTCCCCAACACTTCGGGAGCTAAAACCGCGCGGGATGCCGTTTATGCTGCTCATCTTGCAAGAGAGGCTCTTGGTACAAACTGGTTAAAGTTGGAGATACACCCAGATCCGAAATATCTAATGCCAGATCCTATTGAAACATTGAAGGCCGCAGAGCAACTCGTCGATGATGGATTTGTTGTGCTGCCTTACTGCCATGCCGATCCTGTATTGTGTAAGCGGCTTGAAGAAGTAGGTTGTGCAGCTGTCATGCCGTTAGGATCGCCAATAGGGTCGAATAAAGGGATCGCATCGAAGGATTTTCTGGAGATTATTATTGATCAAGCAAACGTACCTGTTGTGGTAGACGCTGGCATTGGCGCTCCATCTCATGCCGCGCTGGCGATGGAAATGGGTGCGGATGCTGTTCTTGTGAATACCGCTATTGCTTCCTCCCCAAATCCTATCCAGATGGCAATCGCATTTAAGCTGGCAGTAGAGTCAGGTCGTTTGGCTTATGAATCAGGTCTGGCAGGAGTTGTGAAGCAAGCTGTTGGGTCAAGTCCATTAACCTCGTTTCTAGATTCAGTTTAG
- the thiC gene encoding phosphomethylpyrimidine synthase ThiC: MSSSRKTSRLNAKSNIASLSVQPYPNSKKTYINGSRPDIRVPMREISLADSLIGGSKESPLYASNEPIQVYDTSGSYTDSSHNVNVYSGLPKVRDAWIEERADTELLEGVSSVYSKGRLEDETLNDLRYGNLPSIRRAAANQCVTQLHYARKGIITPEMEFIAIRENMGRQKFSDGQLNHQHAGHSFGANLPKEITPEFVRKEVAEGRAIIPSNINHPESEPMIIGRNFLVKVNANIGNSSVSSSIEEEVEKLIWATRWGADTVMDLSTGRNIHETREWILRNSPVPIGTVPMYQALEKVNGIAENLNWEVMRDTLIEQAEQGVDYFTIHAGLLLRYVPMTAKRVTGIVSRGGSIIAKWCLAHHQESFLYTHFREICEICAKYDVALSLGDGLRPGSIADANDEAQFSELKTLGELTKVAWEYDVQVIIEGPGHIPMHMIKENMDVQLEHCHEAPFYTLGPLTTDIAPGYDHITSGIGAAMIGWYGCAMLCYVTPKEHLGLPNKEDVKTGMITYKLAAHAADLAKGHPGAQIRDNALSKARFEFRWEDQFNLALDPETARAFHDETLPQESGKVAHFCSMCGPKFCSMKISQEVREYAKDTKQVAADQAIDIKMLNDPLEGMRQKSHEFLSSGSELYHPISSAQPKPSMNVIVEEE, translated from the coding sequence ATGTCGTCAAGTCGAAAAACATCGCGTCTTAATGCGAAATCAAACATTGCTTCACTATCTGTTCAGCCATATCCCAACTCAAAAAAAACATACATCAACGGATCGCGTCCAGACATCCGTGTACCTATGCGAGAAATATCTCTTGCGGACAGCCTCATTGGAGGTTCGAAGGAGTCTCCGCTGTATGCATCGAACGAGCCTATACAAGTTTATGACACGTCAGGTTCATACACTGACTCAAGCCATAATGTGAATGTCTATTCTGGTCTACCTAAGGTAAGAGATGCGTGGATAGAAGAGCGTGCTGATACTGAGCTCTTAGAAGGTGTTAGTTCAGTCTACTCGAAAGGGCGACTAGAAGATGAAACACTGAATGATCTGAGATATGGGAACTTGCCAAGTATACGCCGTGCCGCAGCAAACCAGTGTGTGACACAATTGCATTACGCACGTAAAGGCATTATCACCCCAGAGATGGAATTCATTGCGATTCGAGAAAACATGGGCCGACAGAAATTCTCTGATGGCCAGTTAAATCACCAACATGCAGGGCACAGCTTTGGTGCTAACTTACCCAAAGAAATCACACCTGAATTTGTGCGTAAAGAGGTTGCTGAAGGTCGAGCGATTATTCCTTCAAATATCAACCACCCAGAATCCGAGCCAATGATCATTGGTCGAAACTTTCTTGTTAAGGTAAACGCCAATATAGGTAACTCATCAGTGAGTTCATCGATAGAAGAAGAAGTTGAAAAACTGATTTGGGCAACTCGATGGGGGGCTGATACTGTCATGGATCTCTCCACTGGTCGAAACATTCATGAGACACGTGAATGGATACTAAGAAACAGCCCTGTACCTATTGGCACCGTTCCAATGTACCAAGCGCTAGAAAAAGTGAATGGCATTGCTGAAAACCTTAATTGGGAGGTGATGCGGGATACATTAATTGAGCAAGCTGAGCAGGGCGTTGATTACTTCACCATCCATGCGGGTTTGCTTCTTCGTTATGTGCCTATGACCGCTAAACGTGTTACAGGCATTGTTTCGCGCGGTGGTTCAATCATCGCTAAGTGGTGTTTAGCGCATCATCAGGAGAGTTTCCTCTATACTCATTTTCGTGAAATTTGCGAGATTTGCGCCAAGTACGATGTTGCTCTTTCTCTCGGAGATGGTTTACGACCGGGTTCTATCGCTGATGCAAATGATGAAGCACAGTTCTCTGAATTAAAAACATTAGGTGAGTTAACTAAAGTTGCATGGGAATACGATGTACAAGTAATTATTGAAGGCCCCGGACACATTCCAATGCACATGATTAAAGAGAATATGGACGTGCAATTGGAGCACTGTCATGAAGCGCCATTTTATACATTGGGGCCACTGACTACTGACATTGCACCAGGTTATGATCACATCACTTCAGGTATTGGTGCTGCAATGATAGGTTGGTATGGCTGTGCGATGCTCTGTTATGTCACCCCGAAGGAACACCTTGGTCTACCAAATAAAGAAGATGTCAAAACAGGGATGATTACTTACAAGCTTGCCGCACATGCTGCCGATCTTGCTAAGGGGCATCCTGGGGCTCAAATTCGTGATAACGCGTTATCGAAAGCTCGATTCGAATTTCGCTGGGAAGATCAGTTTAACCTAGCACTCGATCCCGAAACCGCACGAGCATTTCATGACGAAACCTTACCCCAAGAGTCGGGAAAAGTAGCGCATTTCTGTTCAATGTGCGGCCCTAAATTTTGCTCGATGAAGATATCTCAAGAAGTCCGAGAATATGCGAAAGACACCAAGCAGGTAGCGGCAGATCAAGCAATTGACATCAAGATGCTGAATGATCCTTTAGAAGGCATGCGTCAAAAATCACACGAGTTTCTATCTTCAGGTTCTGAGTTGTATCACCCTATATCTTCAGCTCAACCTAAACCAAGTATGAACGTGATTGTGGAGGAGGAGTAA